A part of Arachis hypogaea cultivar Tifrunner chromosome 12, arahy.Tifrunner.gnm2.J5K5, whole genome shotgun sequence genomic DNA contains:
- the LOC112727312 gene encoding uncharacterized protein, producing MGMGTCSGEIAENMHQVIAAVTIEDHTLSKKKEGSVEGLNLNTVECLRGRLLAERQASRVAKEQAESMDEKLIELETMIREEIKLRERAQRKLRFLTKKLETLNISSISMQSHHSDYSCENSCGSSSSSVTSISKHSSEVNDETKHHHHHHEKNEDLPENNNEVVHSNNNVTEEASAPIQIYPSTTKDSDSEISFYNSNSSSEDLKNDERSRISSISSKSSVTEKEDDEKGYFIDNSMALVPVNVITTSQATSNRPKPVNQSVLEALEALKHAKKRLQSSMETRQMIHVGPTPTYN from the exons ATGGGGATGGGGACCTGCAGTGGTGAAATTGCAGAAAACATGCATCAAGTGATAGCTGCTGTTACCATAGAGGACCACACTTTGAG CAAGAAAAAGGAAGGTAGTGTTGAGGGGTTGAATTTGAACACTGTGGAGTGCCTCAGAGGGAGGTTATTGGCAGAGAGACAGGCTTCAAGGGTAGCAAAGGAACAAGCAGAATCAATGGACGAAAAG TTGATTGAGTTAGAAACGATGATTAGAGAAGAGATCAAATTAAGAGAGAGAGCTCAAAGAAAGCTTAGATTTCTAACGAAGAAGCTTGAAACTTTGAACATATCATCCATTTCAATGCAATCCCATCATTCTGATTATTCATGTGAAAACTCTTGTGGGTCATCATCATCTTCAGTTACTTCAATCTCAAAACATTCATCAGAAGTAAATGATGAAAcaaagcatcatcatcatcatcatgaaaaaAATGAAGATTTGCCAGAAAATAATAATGAAGTAGTTCACAGTAATAATAATGTTACAGAGGAAGCTTCTGCACCCATACAGATTTATCCATCCACTACAAAAGATTCTGATTCAgagattagtttttataattcaaattcaagCTCGGAggatttgaagaatgatgaaCGCAGCAG GATTTCTAGTATTAGCTCAAAATCATCGGTGACAGagaaagaagatgatgaaaaggGATATTTCATTGATAATTCAATGGCATTAGTTCCAGTGAATGTGATAACAACATCACAAGCCACAAGTAATAGACCCAAACCAGTAAATCAAAGTGTCCTTGAAGCACTAGAGGCATTGAAGCATGCCAAAAAAAGGCTTCAAAGCTCAATGGAAACTAGGCAAATGATTCATGTTGGTCCAACTCCAACCTATAATTAG
- the LOC140176701 gene encoding protein MAIN-LIKE 1-like yields MVNDVAYQLGLPVDGRYVSGCLSEFHIYIDGGRPPWVWFQELLGVIPPPSQVQKYAVNCTWFQETFGECPEDADDDTVRRYVRAYIMMLLGTQLFADKSGNRIHIRWLPYVARLEELGTYSWGSAALAWLYRCMCRVANRHVVKLAGPLQLLQSWITVKHLAVFKLASIHFTKC; encoded by the exons ATGGTTAAT gacgtggcataccagctggGTTTGCCAGTCGATGGCCGTTACGTGAGCGGGTGCCTGTCAGAGTTTCATATATACATCGATGGCGGCCGTCCACCCTGGGtctggttccaggagttgctaGGAGTTATACCTCCTCCCAGTCAGGTTCAGAAGTATGCAGTGAACTGCACCTGGTTTCAGGAGACCTTTGGTGAGTGCCCTGAGGATGCAGATGATGACACTGTTCGCCGATATGTCCGggcgtacatcatgatgttgcTGGGCACGCAGCTGTTTGCGGACAAGTCTGGCAACCGGATTCACATTAGATGGCTTCCATATGTAGCGAGGCTGGAGGAGCTGGGTACGTACAGCTGGGGTTCGGCAGCACTGGcctggttgtaccggtgcatgtgcagGGTGGCAAACAGACATGTTGTGAAGTTAGCGGGCCCGCTCCAGCTACTGCAGTCTTGGATCACAGTGAAGCACCtggccgtcttcaagttggcctcgaTACACTTCACCAAATGCTGA